In one Sphingomonas sanguinis genomic region, the following are encoded:
- the addA gene encoding double-strand break repair helicase AddA — protein sequence MSARPMANLPPLKGDQAAASDPAAHVWLSASAGTGKTQVLAARVFRLLLRGVAPEAILCLTFTKAGAAEMAQRINGRLAAWVRMPETELFRDLKALGETPTPDLRDRARTLFARVLDAPGGGLRIQTIHGFCQGLLAAFPVEAGLAPGFRPLEAREEAVLAREALARMLETAEREGWVGPVETVGALSLRLGEGGAESFLAACARAPGALEALPTGIQPWLRRALDLPSGDIDEAIAEGVDEIDEDAVVRLAGANRAWGTATGDKAAATLERWIGTDRAGRVMLLEELMGTVFTAKGEPRKASKKLTDADPDYEDMARELGEACRHLLGLAARARHADLLADALTVGRDYARAYTLSKRAIGAVDFDDLIRTTVELLERPGIGEWVRYKLDQVTEHVLIDEAQDTNAHQWRIVRALADEFFVGRGLYAPSTRTLFTVGDHKQAIFGFQGTDPINFQAAELHFSRRAEEVAGDDEWPPEERGLPFNQLSLTHSFRSTTPILEFVDAAIEALGEPGMGMAGEVERHASEVKGPGRVTLWPPVVAGGSDEDEEGWIDDAVRKVATDIARAVRRWLDDGVMLESKGRRLEPQDIMILVKRRGDLASLIVARLYAEGVPVAGVDRLRLNAPLAVQDLLATVRFALQPEDDLSLASLLVSPLIGWSQERLMAAGHRERGSLWAHLTRTLPVDDLAPLRQMLARADVSTPYQFLEELLSGPLDGRRKLIRRLGTEARDPIEELLNAALTFESTTTPSLQRFLDWFDRGDVEIVRDPSAPLDAVRVMTAHGSKGLQAPLVILADATADPTASPRSILRWTPEPGAQPIPVFPPRAEERGGPLDAVAAEIAARELAEHWRLFYVAATRAEEQLVVTGALGKRAAGVPPMHSWYAACARAMTALGVAEVEPGDGQSRTFLGRVPQEPVAVRAGAAVAVQREDVALPDWVHSPAPQESRPPRPLAPSQLGEDMVADPPPSPAMRAAAERGRLIHCLLERLPPVAPEQRRGAAERWLTQAAGVEDAALRADVSQAVFAILDDPAYAPLFGPGSLAEAPIAATLANGLVVSGRVDRLLIGADEIRLIDYKTGRRAPGGIDDVPAFHLAQMAGYAAALEVIFPGRRVSVALLYTAGPRLITVPDALLAAHKPGYRDREQSLALGG from the coding sequence ATGAGCGCCCGCCCCATGGCCAACCTGCCCCCGCTGAAGGGCGATCAGGCCGCCGCCAGCGACCCCGCCGCGCATGTCTGGCTCTCCGCCTCGGCGGGCACAGGCAAGACGCAGGTGCTCGCCGCGCGCGTGTTCCGCCTGCTGCTGCGCGGCGTCGCGCCCGAGGCGATATTGTGCCTGACCTTCACCAAGGCGGGCGCCGCCGAAATGGCGCAGCGGATCAATGGCCGCCTTGCCGCCTGGGTGCGGATGCCCGAGACCGAGCTGTTCCGCGACCTGAAGGCACTGGGCGAAACGCCGACGCCGGACTTGCGCGACCGAGCGCGGACCTTATTCGCCCGCGTGCTCGACGCGCCGGGTGGGGGGCTGCGCATCCAGACCATACATGGCTTTTGCCAGGGATTGCTCGCGGCCTTCCCGGTCGAGGCGGGGCTTGCCCCCGGCTTCCGCCCGCTGGAAGCGCGCGAAGAGGCGGTACTGGCGCGCGAGGCGCTGGCGCGGATGCTGGAAACCGCCGAACGAGAAGGCTGGGTCGGCCCGGTCGAGACGGTCGGCGCGCTGTCGCTGCGGCTGGGCGAGGGCGGGGCGGAGTCGTTTCTCGCCGCCTGCGCTCGCGCGCCCGGCGCGCTGGAGGCATTGCCCACCGGCATCCAGCCCTGGCTCCGCCGCGCGCTCGACCTGCCATCGGGTGACATCGACGAGGCGATCGCCGAGGGTGTCGACGAGATCGATGAGGACGCCGTCGTCCGGCTGGCGGGCGCAAACCGCGCCTGGGGCACAGCGACCGGCGACAAGGCGGCGGCGACGCTCGAACGCTGGATCGGCACCGATCGGGCCGGACGGGTGATGCTGCTCGAAGAGCTGATGGGCACGGTCTTCACCGCCAAGGGCGAACCGCGCAAGGCGTCCAAGAAGCTGACCGACGCAGACCCCGATTATGAGGACATGGCCCGCGAACTGGGCGAGGCGTGCCGCCATCTGCTGGGTCTCGCCGCGCGGGCGCGTCATGCCGATCTGCTCGCCGATGCGCTGACGGTCGGGCGCGATTATGCCCGCGCCTATACCTTGTCGAAGCGTGCCATCGGGGCGGTCGATTTCGACGACCTGATCCGCACCACCGTCGAGCTTCTGGAACGACCCGGCATCGGCGAATGGGTCCGCTACAAGCTCGACCAGGTGACCGAGCATGTCCTGATCGATGAGGCGCAGGACACCAACGCGCATCAATGGCGGATCGTCCGCGCGCTGGCGGACGAGTTCTTTGTCGGGCGCGGGCTCTATGCGCCGTCAACGCGGACACTGTTCACGGTCGGCGATCACAAACAGGCGATCTTCGGCTTTCAGGGCACCGATCCGATCAACTTCCAGGCGGCCGAGCTGCACTTTTCCCGCCGCGCCGAGGAAGTCGCAGGCGATGACGAATGGCCGCCTGAGGAACGCGGCCTGCCGTTCAACCAGCTGTCGCTGACCCATAGCTTCCGCTCGACCACGCCGATCCTGGAGTTCGTCGACGCCGCGATCGAGGCGCTGGGTGAACCCGGCATGGGCATGGCGGGTGAGGTCGAACGCCACGCTAGCGAAGTGAAAGGCCCAGGCCGCGTCACGCTCTGGCCGCCGGTCGTGGCGGGCGGCAGCGACGAGGATGAGGAAGGCTGGATCGACGACGCGGTGCGCAAGGTCGCGACCGACATCGCTCGCGCCGTCCGTCGCTGGCTCGACGACGGCGTCATGCTGGAGAGCAAGGGGCGAAGGCTCGAGCCGCAGGACATCATGATCCTGGTTAAGCGGCGCGGCGACCTCGCCTCGCTGATCGTCGCGCGGCTCTATGCCGAGGGGGTGCCGGTGGCGGGCGTCGACCGGCTGCGGCTCAACGCGCCGCTGGCGGTGCAGGATTTGCTCGCGACGGTGCGGTTCGCGCTTCAGCCCGAGGATGACCTGTCGCTGGCATCGTTGCTGGTATCGCCGCTGATCGGCTGGTCGCAGGAGCGGTTGATGGCGGCGGGCCACCGCGAGCGCGGATCGCTCTGGGCGCATCTGACGCGGACCTTGCCCGTCGACGATCTTGCTCCGCTCCGCCAGATGCTGGCGCGTGCGGACGTGTCGACGCCGTACCAGTTCCTTGAGGAGTTGCTATCTGGGCCGCTCGACGGTCGGCGCAAGCTGATCCGGCGGTTGGGCACCGAGGCGCGCGATCCGATCGAGGAATTGCTCAACGCCGCGCTCACCTTCGAGAGCACGACTACGCCCTCGCTGCAGCGTTTCCTCGACTGGTTCGATCGTGGCGATGTCGAGATCGTGCGCGATCCCTCCGCGCCGCTGGATGCGGTACGGGTGATGACCGCGCATGGGTCCAAGGGGTTGCAGGCGCCGCTGGTCATCCTGGCCGATGCGACCGCCGATCCGACGGCTTCGCCACGCTCGATCCTGCGCTGGACGCCCGAGCCGGGGGCGCAGCCGATCCCGGTCTTTCCCCCGCGCGCCGAGGAACGGGGAGGGCCGCTCGATGCGGTGGCCGCCGAGATCGCCGCGCGCGAACTGGCCGAGCATTGGCGGCTCTTCTACGTCGCGGCGACGCGTGCGGAGGAGCAGCTGGTCGTCACGGGGGCGCTGGGCAAGCGGGCGGCGGGTGTGCCGCCGATGCATAGCTGGTACGCCGCCTGCGCACGCGCGATGACGGCGCTCGGCGTGGCGGAGGTCGAGCCGGGCGACGGCCAGTCGCGGACGTTCCTGGGCCGTGTGCCGCAGGAGCCAGTCGCGGTGCGAGCCGGTGCGGCCGTCGCTGTTCAACGCGAAGACGTGGCGCTGCCCGATTGGGTTCATTCGCCCGCGCCGCAGGAGTCGCGCCCTCCACGTCCACTCGCGCCGTCGCAGCTGGGCGAGGACATGGTCGCCGATCCGCCCCCGAGCCCTGCGATGCGTGCAGCGGCGGAGCGGGGGCGGTTGATCCACTGCCTGCTCGAACGCCTGCCGCCGGTCGCCCCCGAGCAGCGGCGGGGCGCAGCCGAGCGTTGGTTGACCCAGGCGGCGGGCGTCGAGGATGCGGCCTTGCGCGCCGATGTGAGCCAAGCGGTCTTCGCGATCCTGGACGATCCGGCCTATGCGCCGCTCTTCGGTCCCGGATCGCTGGCGGAGGCCCCGATCGCGGCGACCTTGGCGAACGGGTTGGTCGTGTCGGGGCGGGTCGACCGGCTGCTGATCGGCGCCGACGAGATTCGGCTGATCGACTACAAGACCGGACGCCGTGCGCCGGGCGGTATCGACGATGTGCCCGCCTTCCATCTGGCGCAGATGGCGGGCTATGCCGCCGCGCTGGAGGTAATCTTTCCGGGGCGCCGGGTGTCGGTCGCGCTGCTCTATACGGCGGGGCCGCGCCTCATCACCGTGCCCGACGCGCTGCTCGCCGCGCACAAGCCCGGCTATCGCGACCGGGAGCAAAGCTTGGCGCTCGGTGGTTGA
- a CDS encoding aminoglycoside phosphotransferase family protein has product MTPPADAPAFLTMLGWEGAVIAPLAGDASFRRYFRVTLGARRAVLMDAPPPHEDPRPFIAIARWLVGKGFAAPTILGADEERGLVLIEDFGDDRMREAIEADPDATVQLYSDAVDLLAALRNHAPEGLAPYDTAVLHREAALLPEWYTPAVGLDVDVEGYRAAWDQVFAHALADRPVTVLRDYHVENLMLVGPKRTLGLLDFQDALAGHPAYDLVSLLQDARRNVEPSIEEAMLRRYLAATGEGDAFLNAYHVLGAQRNAKIIGIFTRLWKRDGKPRYAALCPRVWAYLERDLSQPVLAPVAAWFDDNVPPELRGDPKVLSQ; this is encoded by the coding sequence ATGACCCCTCCGGCGGATGCGCCCGCCTTTCTGACGATGCTGGGATGGGAGGGGGCGGTGATCGCCCCGCTCGCCGGAGACGCCTCGTTCCGCCGTTATTTCCGGGTGACGCTGGGGGCGCGCCGCGCCGTCCTGATGGACGCGCCGCCGCCGCATGAGGACCCGCGTCCCTTCATCGCCATTGCGCGCTGGCTGGTCGGCAAGGGGTTTGCCGCGCCGACGATCCTGGGCGCGGATGAGGAACGCGGCCTCGTCCTGATCGAGGATTTCGGCGACGACCGGATGCGCGAGGCGATTGAGGCCGATCCCGATGCGACGGTGCAGCTCTACAGCGATGCGGTCGACCTGCTGGCCGCGCTGCGCAACCACGCGCCCGAGGGGCTGGCGCCCTATGACACCGCCGTCCTTCACCGTGAGGCGGCGCTCCTGCCCGAATGGTACACGCCCGCCGTCGGCCTGGATGTCGATGTCGAGGGTTATCGCGCCGCCTGGGACCAGGTCTTCGCCCATGCGCTGGCGGACAGGCCCGTCACCGTGCTGCGCGATTATCATGTCGAGAACCTGATGCTGGTCGGGCCGAAACGGACGCTCGGTCTGCTCGACTTCCAGGACGCGCTGGCCGGGCATCCGGCCTATGACCTCGTCTCGCTGCTCCAGGATGCGCGGCGCAATGTCGAGCCCTCGATCGAAGAGGCGATGCTCAGGCGCTATCTGGCCGCGACCGGCGAAGGCGATGCGTTCCTGAACGCCTATCATGTGCTGGGCGCGCAGCGGAACGCCAAGATCATCGGCATCTTCACCCGCCTCTGGAAGCGCGACGGCAAGCCGCGTTATGCCGCGCTGTGCCCGCGCGTCTGGGCCTATCTGGAACGCGATCTGTCGCAGCCGGTGCTGGCGCCGGTGGCCGCTTGGTTCGATGACAATGTGCCGCCCGAGCTGCGCGGCGATCCGAAGGTGCTGTCGCAATGA
- a CDS encoding nucleotidyltransferase family protein, whose amino-acid sequence MTRQLSLRPTPGGRVPRTAMVMAAGLGKRMRPLTATRPKPLVSVAGKPLIDHVFDRLVAAGIERAVVNVHYLADQLEAHLKDRFPGIEVIISDEREQLLETGGGLVKAKPLLGDDPILVVNSDNLWIDGPVDAIRLLASRWDEATMDALLLMVPLARAHNHDGQGDFYLGADGRITARRQRGRVAPFSYTGLQILHPRLIADAPEGPFSTNLFWNRAIEAGRAFGQVHQGLWFDVGTPRAIPQTELILADG is encoded by the coding sequence ATGACCCGGCAACTCTCGCTCCGTCCGACCCCCGGTGGCCGGGTACCGCGCACCGCGATGGTCATGGCGGCGGGGTTGGGCAAGCGGATGCGTCCGCTGACCGCCACGCGCCCCAAGCCGCTGGTGTCGGTGGCGGGCAAGCCGCTGATCGACCATGTCTTCGACCGGCTGGTTGCAGCGGGGATCGAGCGGGCGGTGGTCAATGTCCACTACCTCGCCGACCAGCTGGAAGCGCATCTGAAGGATCGCTTTCCGGGGATTGAAGTCATCATCTCGGACGAACGCGAGCAGTTGCTGGAAACGGGCGGGGGGCTGGTCAAGGCGAAGCCTTTGCTGGGGGACGATCCGATCCTGGTCGTCAACAGCGACAATCTGTGGATTGACGGCCCGGTCGACGCGATCCGCCTGCTCGCCTCGCGCTGGGACGAGGCGACGATGGACGCGCTCCTCCTGATGGTGCCGCTGGCGCGGGCGCACAATCATGATGGGCAGGGCGACTTTTACCTTGGCGCCGATGGCCGGATCACCGCGCGGCGTCAGCGCGGCCGGGTCGCGCCTTTTTCCTATACCGGGCTTCAGATCCTGCACCCGCGCCTGATCGCCGACGCGCCCGAGGGGCCCTTCTCTACGAACCTGTTCTGGAACCGCGCGATCGAGGCGGGCCGCGCCTTTGGCCAGGTCCACCAGGGGCTATGGTTCGATGTCGGCACCCCGCGTGCCATCCCGCAGACGGAACTGATCCTCGCGGATGGGTGA
- the tsaE gene encoding tRNA (adenosine(37)-N6)-threonylcarbamoyltransferase complex ATPase subunit type 1 TsaE, with product MTIRLADATATEEFGRRLAAHIRPGDVVTLTGTLGAGKTSLARGLLAALGLPGEAPSPSFAIVQPYAPPETKIPVLHVDLYRLDGPEQMEELGLDEALWDSALIVEWPDRAGEGAWPQALALTIELDPGGGRILTAKVPSGWENRWPI from the coding sequence ATGACGATCCGGCTGGCCGATGCCACCGCCACCGAGGAATTCGGGCGTCGGCTGGCGGCGCATATCCGGCCCGGCGATGTGGTGACGCTGACCGGCACGCTGGGGGCGGGCAAGACCAGCCTGGCGCGCGGGCTGCTCGCCGCGCTCGGCCTGCCCGGTGAGGCCCCGTCCCCGAGCTTTGCCATCGTCCAGCCCTACGCGCCGCCCGAGACCAAGATCCCGGTCCTGCATGTCGATCTCTATCGCCTCGACGGGCCGGAGCAGATGGAGGAACTGGGGCTGGACGAGGCGCTGTGGGACTCCGCGCTGATCGTCGAATGGCCCGACCGGGCAGGCGAGGGTGCCTGGCCGCAGGCGCTGGCGCTGACCATCGAGTTGGATCCGGGCGGCGGACGTATCTTGACAGCAAAGGTCCCCTCGGGCTGGGAAAACCGATGGCCGATATGA
- a CDS encoding PD-(D/E)XK nuclease family protein gives MGEPRRPRLHTIPAHRGFADALVAGLMRRSGGDPLTLAQGMILLPTNRGVRAVTEAFVRASGGGLILPRMVALGDPELGEAAGSALDPADADAPPPPAIAPSARRMILARLVEQERQRAGQPVTAAEAVRLAGDLARTLDQMLVEEVDPAELAALDLGPELTEHWQSALATFSVVLDRWPAVLERMGRIDAARRRTLLLDRVAARWREAQPAGFVCAAGVTDTAPAVARLLRCVSEMPGGSVVFAGLDLTMPDEEWDALGPHKPDPDTGRTRRSIETHPQYALKLLLDRMGVGRGEVTVWRGGGDYDAGPVRGRAIANAMAPADFTGKWTDLPAEDRRLSGVSTIELATPAEEAQAIALALREAVEEPGRTAALVTSDRALARRVAAHCRRWNILIDDTAGRPLSILLPGTFLLQLAEAAAQHFAPLPLLALLKHPLIRGEMERVEWLDGVRALDKALRGPRPAPGLDGIAAHVADKPTASAFWTKAAPMLKAVGRTFGDGPQGLRSLLACLRECGQTLCGDALWTGPAGRAAAEFLAGYEEEADHGPARVDPAELPGLLRSLFDEIAVRAIPREGQHPRLAIYGPIEARLQTADLMIAGGLNEGVWPGRPAPDPWLAPRIRSLLGLVGLEQRIGIAAHDLAQAMGAPRAILTRARRDASGPTLASRFWLRLQAMAGERFEAHPNLARWAIELDRPEDYAPVDRPAPKPPAALRPTTISVTEVDRLKADPYAFYARRVLRLSPLDPVDADPSAAWRGTAVHDILEMWWKEDRCDVEALRPRALAMLRDQRTHPMMRALWQPRLIEAIDWIATKVAANADEGRHVLSAEGKGEVKLAGVTLTGRFDRIDKAADGSLVVIDYKTGKPPSTAAVREGFSLQLGLLGLIAERGGFEGIAGRAGGFEYWSLGRNRDGLGYVAMPVDPDGKRERIRTDEFVSIAAANFADAAGQWLTGDAPFTAKLVPEYAPYAEYDQLMRRDEWYGRDR, from the coding sequence ATGGGTGAGCCACGCCGCCCGAGGCTGCACACCATTCCGGCGCATCGTGGTTTTGCCGATGCGCTGGTCGCCGGGCTGATGCGGCGCAGCGGTGGCGATCCGCTGACGCTGGCGCAGGGCATGATCCTGCTGCCGACCAATCGCGGCGTCCGCGCGGTGACCGAGGCGTTCGTCCGCGCGAGCGGCGGGGGCCTGATCCTGCCGCGCATGGTCGCGCTGGGCGATCCTGAACTGGGTGAGGCGGCCGGCTCCGCGCTCGACCCGGCGGATGCCGACGCCCCGCCGCCGCCCGCCATCGCACCCTCCGCGCGCCGGATGATCCTGGCGCGGCTGGTCGAGCAGGAGCGGCAGCGCGCGGGCCAGCCGGTGACCGCAGCCGAGGCGGTGCGACTGGCGGGCGACCTTGCCCGCACGCTGGACCAGATGCTGGTCGAAGAGGTCGATCCGGCCGAACTCGCCGCGCTCGACCTGGGCCCTGAGCTGACCGAGCATTGGCAGTCGGCGCTGGCGACATTCTCGGTGGTGCTCGACCGCTGGCCCGCCGTGCTGGAGCGGATGGGACGGATCGATGCGGCGCGGCGGCGCACCCTGTTGCTCGACCGGGTGGCCGCGCGCTGGCGTGAGGCACAGCCCGCGGGGTTTGTCTGTGCGGCGGGCGTCACCGATACGGCGCCTGCCGTCGCGCGGCTGCTGCGCTGCGTGTCGGAGATGCCGGGCGGCTCGGTGGTGTTCGCCGGGCTGGACCTGACCATGCCCGACGAAGAATGGGATGCGCTGGGGCCGCACAAGCCCGATCCCGACACCGGGCGCACCCGCCGTTCGATAGAGACGCATCCGCAATATGCGTTGAAGCTTCTGCTCGACCGGATGGGCGTGGGGCGGGGCGAGGTGACGGTGTGGCGGGGCGGCGGCGACTATGACGCGGGTCCGGTGCGCGGGCGCGCTATAGCCAATGCCATGGCCCCGGCCGACTTCACCGGCAAATGGACCGACCTGCCCGCCGAGGACCGGCGGCTGTCGGGCGTCTCCACCATCGAACTCGCCACCCCCGCCGAAGAGGCGCAGGCGATCGCGCTGGCGCTGCGGGAGGCGGTCGAGGAGCCGGGCCGTACCGCCGCGCTCGTCACTTCCGACCGCGCGCTGGCGCGGCGGGTGGCGGCGCATTGTCGACGCTGGAACATCCTGATCGACGATACGGCGGGACGACCCTTGTCGATCCTGTTGCCGGGCACCTTTCTGCTGCAACTCGCCGAAGCGGCGGCGCAACATTTCGCGCCGCTGCCGCTGCTGGCGCTGCTCAAGCATCCGCTGATTCGCGGCGAGATGGAACGGGTCGAATGGCTCGACGGCGTGCGTGCGCTCGACAAGGCGTTGCGCGGCCCGCGTCCCGCGCCGGGGCTGGATGGCATCGCCGCGCATGTGGCCGACAAGCCGACCGCTTCGGCCTTCTGGACCAAGGCCGCGCCGATGCTGAAGGCCGTCGGGCGGACCTTCGGCGACGGACCGCAGGGGCTGCGCAGCCTGCTCGCCTGTCTGCGCGAATGCGGCCAGACCTTGTGCGGCGATGCGCTGTGGACCGGCCCGGCGGGACGTGCCGCGGCGGAGTTCCTGGCGGGGTATGAAGAGGAAGCCGATCACGGCCCCGCGCGCGTTGATCCCGCCGAGCTGCCGGGCCTGCTCCGCAGCCTGTTCGACGAGATCGCGGTGCGCGCCATCCCGCGCGAGGGGCAGCATCCCCGCCTCGCCATCTATGGCCCGATCGAGGCGCGTCTCCAGACCGCCGACCTGATGATCGCGGGCGGCCTGAACGAGGGTGTCTGGCCGGGGCGGCCTGCGCCGGACCCTTGGCTGGCGCCGCGTATCCGCTCGCTTCTGGGACTGGTCGGGCTGGAGCAGCGGATCGGCATCGCCGCGCATGATCTGGCACAGGCGATGGGGGCACCCCGCGCGATCCTGACCCGCGCGCGTCGCGATGCGAGCGGGCCCACCCTGGCGTCGCGCTTCTGGCTGCGTTTGCAGGCGATGGCGGGCGAGCGGTTCGAGGCGCATCCGAACCTTGCGCGCTGGGCGATTGAGCTGGATCGCCCAGAGGACTACGCCCCCGTTGATCGCCCCGCACCCAAGCCGCCCGCCGCGCTGCGCCCCACCACCATCTCGGTGACGGAAGTCGACCGGCTGAAGGCCGACCCCTACGCCTTCTACGCGCGCCGCGTGCTGCGCCTGTCGCCGCTCGATCCGGTCGATGCCGATCCCAGCGCGGCGTGGCGCGGCACCGCCGTCCACGACATTCTGGAAATGTGGTGGAAGGAGGACCGCTGCGACGTGGAGGCACTGCGTCCCCGCGCGCTCGCGATGCTGCGCGATCAGCGGACCCATCCGATGATGCGGGCACTCTGGCAGCCGCGCCTGATCGAGGCGATCGACTGGATCGCGACTAAAGTCGCTGCAAATGCTGACGAAGGCCGCCACGTCTTGAGCGCCGAAGGCAAGGGCGAGGTCAAGCTGGCGGGTGTCACGCTGACCGGGAGGTTTGATCGGATCGACAAGGCGGCAGACGGATCGCTGGTAGTGATCGACTACAAGACCGGCAAGCCGCCCTCCACGGCGGCGGTGCGCGAGGGGTTCAGCTTACAGCTCGGCCTGCTCGGCTTGATTGCCGAGCGGGGTGGTTTCGAAGGCATTGCGGGCCGCGCGGGTGGGTTCGAATATTGGTCGCTAGGGCGCAACCGTGATGGTCTTGGCTATGTCGCGATGCCGGTCGATCCCGATGGCAAACGCGAGCGCATCCGGACGGACGAGTTCGTCTCCATCGCTGCGGCGAATTTTGCCGACGCGGCGGGGCAGTGGCTGACGGGCGATGCGCCGTTTACGGCCAAGCTGGTGCCCGAATATGCACCCTATGCGGAATATGACCAGCTGATGCGGCGGGATGAATGGTATGGCCGTGATCGGTAA
- a CDS encoding sensor histidine kinase, with protein sequence MIAIGDTEAVLLGAAACALIVIGMVLLYLGVRARTEASTVRLERDRLDAMLRAGPAQAMVIRSDGRIEMPRRLADWLGLADVARFLEELAYEDAGLTSEDKALLAADLNAAQKTGRRFRRIVRPQGSVRTLLFDGARAPAHQGAAGEVVIWVFDMTETQDEIVRLDGEARRLGDAFQALTGLIEAAPLPMWYRGADLRLSMVNTAYVEAVEGRDAADVVGRGLELVEGSGRGGPLAGAAAARDQGRPHEQVLPATIDGARRALRIFDVPLPTGGIAGFAVDIEDLEQSRAGAKRFAEAQRAMLDRLSAAVAHFGPDRGLVFCNQPFRRMFAMRAEWLADNPEFDRILERMREANRSPEVRDFPGWKAERVGWFRQASGGIEEQWHLPGGTHLRVVAQPLPDGGLLMIFEDRTEEVQLASARDTLLRVRTATFDNLFEALGVFAADGRLQLWNNRFRALWGLEEDFLTSHPRVDAFAERVAERLATPGRWALIVDLVRSATIERQQRGGRVAFADGRHFEFAGVPLPDGNALFTLLDITDSRRAEQALRDRADALEAADKVKTAFVANMSYELRTPLTSISGFAEMLHGGFAGPLPETATSYVEAILESTERLGLLVDDVLDLTRDQADGGIAREDVELARVARAAADTIRPIAGRRKLDFAVEVHRSLGRITGDRRRLQETIEHLLRHAVEQTPEGGRILLHADGDSARARIVVSDDGQGMDEQAVARAFDRFAEPGIKATGERALGLGLPLAKKFVEAHGGTVTLLSEPGEGTLVTVELPRRVAEKENP encoded by the coding sequence ATGATTGCGATCGGTGATACCGAGGCGGTCCTGTTGGGTGCCGCTGCCTGTGCCCTGATCGTGATTGGCATGGTGCTGCTCTATCTGGGTGTCCGCGCCCGGACGGAGGCATCCACGGTGCGGCTGGAGCGCGACCGGCTTGATGCGATGCTGCGCGCCGGTCCTGCCCAGGCGATGGTGATCCGCAGCGACGGGCGGATCGAAATGCCCCGGCGGCTGGCCGACTGGCTGGGTCTGGCCGATGTGGCGCGCTTCCTCGAGGAACTGGCCTATGAAGACGCCGGGCTTACGTCTGAGGACAAGGCGCTGCTCGCCGCCGATCTGAACGCCGCGCAGAAGACCGGGCGCCGTTTCCGCCGGATCGTCCGGCCGCAGGGATCGGTGCGCACCCTGCTGTTCGACGGTGCCCGCGCGCCCGCGCATCAGGGCGCGGCCGGAGAGGTCGTCATCTGGGTCTTCGACATGACCGAGACGCAGGACGAGATCGTCCGGCTCGACGGCGAGGCCCGGCGGCTCGGCGATGCGTTCCAGGCGCTGACCGGACTGATCGAGGCCGCCCCGCTGCCCATGTGGTATCGCGGCGCCGATCTGCGCCTCTCCATGGTCAACACCGCCTATGTCGAGGCGGTGGAGGGACGGGATGCCGCCGATGTCGTCGGGCGCGGCCTGGAACTGGTCGAGGGGTCGGGGCGGGGCGGTCCGCTGGCAGGCGCGGCTGCGGCGCGCGATCAGGGACGGCCGCACGAGCAGGTCCTGCCCGCGACGATCGACGGCGCAAGGCGTGCGTTACGTATCTTCGACGTGCCGCTGCCGACCGGCGGCATCGCGGGCTTCGCCGTCGATATCGAGGATCTGGAACAGTCGCGCGCGGGCGCCAAGCGCTTTGCCGAGGCGCAGCGCGCGATGCTCGACCGGCTGTCGGCGGCGGTCGCGCATTTCGGACCGGACCGTGGCCTCGTCTTTTGCAACCAGCCCTTCCGCCGCATGTTCGCGATGCGCGCCGAGTGGTTGGCGGACAATCCCGAATTCGACCGTATCCTGGAGCGGATGCGCGAGGCCAATCGCAGCCCCGAAGTCCGCGACTTCCCCGGCTGGAAGGCGGAGCGAGTTGGCTGGTTCCGCCAGGCGAGCGGCGGGATCGAGGAGCAATGGCATCTGCCCGGCGGCACGCATTTGCGCGTCGTGGCGCAGCCTTTGCCCGACGGCGGCCTGCTGATGATCTTCGAGGATCGCACCGAGGAGGTGCAGCTGGCCTCCGCGCGCGACACGCTGCTGCGTGTGCGCACCGCGACCTTCGACAATCTGTTCGAGGCGCTGGGCGTGTTCGCCGCCGATGGCCGGTTGCAGCTGTGGAACAACCGCTTCCGCGCGCTTTGGGGTCTGGAAGAGGATTTCCTGACCAGCCATCCGCGTGTCGATGCCTTTGCCGAGCGCGTGGCGGAGCGACTGGCGACGCCGGGACGCTGGGCGCTGATCGTCGATCTCGTCCGCTCCGCGACGATCGAGCGGCAGCAGCGCGGCGGACGCGTCGCCTTCGCCGATGGGCGGCATTTCGAGTTTGCGGGCGTGCCGCTGCCCGATGGCAATGCGCTGTTCACGCTGCTCGACATCACGGACAGCCGCCGCGCCGAACAAGCCTTGCGGGATCGTGCCGATGCGCTGGAGGCGGCGGACAAGGTCAAGACCGCCTTCGTCGCCAATATGAGCTATGAGCTGCGCACGCCGCTGACCTCGATCAGCGGTTTTGCCGAGATGCTGCATGGCGGTTTCGCCGGACCGTTGCCGGAGACGGCGACGAGCTATGTCGAGGCGATCCTTGAATCGACCGAGCGGCTGGGTCTGCTGGTCGACGATGTGCTCGACCTGACCCGCGATCAGGCGGATGGCGGCATCGCGCGCGAGGATGTCGAACTGGCCCGCGTCGCGCGGGCGGCGGCCGATACGATCCGGCCGATCGCGGGACGCCGCAAGCTCGACTTCGCGGTCGAGGTGCATCGCTCGCTCGGCCGGATCACCGGCGACCGCCGCCGGTTGCAGGAGACGATCGAGCATCTGTTGCGCCATGCGGTCGAACAGACGCCGGAGGGCGGGCGCATCCTGCTCCACGCCGATGGTGATTCGGCGCGCGCGCGGATCGTGGTGTCGGACGACGGGCAGGGCATGGACGAACAGGCCGTCGCGCGCGCCTTCGATCGGTTTGCCGAGCCGGGCATCAAGGCGACCGGCGAGCGTGCGCTGGGCCTCGGCCTGCCGCTCGCCAAGAAATTCGTCGAGGCGCATGGCGGCACCGTCACCCTGTTGTCCGAACCGGGGGAGGGCACGCTGGTCACCGTCGAACTGCCCCGGCGCGTGGCGGAAAAGGAAAATCCATGA